One segment of Phalacrocorax carbo chromosome 24, bPhaCar2.1, whole genome shotgun sequence DNA contains the following:
- the FGF17 gene encoding fibroblast growth factor 17 yields MTDQLSRRQIREYQLYSRTSGKHVQVNGKRITATAEDGNKFAKLIVETDTFGSRVRIKGAESEKYICMSKRGKLVGKPNGKSKDCIFTEIVLENNYTAFQNARYEGWYMAFTRKGRPRKASRSRQNQREAHFIKRLYRGQLPFPNNAERQKQFEFVGSSSPTRRTRRTRAPRPRT; encoded by the exons ATGACCGACCAGCTGAGCCGACGGCAGATCAGGGAGTACCAGCTCTACAGCCGGACCAGCGGCAAGCACGTCCAGGTGAACGGCAAAAGGATCACTGCCACCGCCGAGGACGGCAACAAGTTCG CCAAGCTCATCGTGGAGACGGACACCTTCGGGAGCCGCGTCCGCATCAAGGGGGCTGAGAGCGAGAAGTACATCTGCATGAGCAAGCGGGGCAAGCTCGTTGGGAAA CCCAACGGCAAGAGCAAGGATTGCATCTTCACCGAGATCGTGTTGGAGAACAACTACACGGCTTTCCAAAACGCCCGCTACGAGGGCTGGTACATGGCCTTCACCCGCAAGGGCCGGCCCCGCAAAGCCTCCCGCAGCCGCCAGAACCAGCGGGAAGCCCACTTCATCAAGCGCCTGTACCGCGGGCAGCTGCCCTTCCCCAACAACGCCGAGCGGCAGAAGCAGTTCGAATTCGTCGGCTCGTCCTCCCCAACCCGCCGCACCCGCCGTACCCGCGCCCCTCGCCCACGCACGTAA